One part of the Saccharomyces mikatae IFO 1815 strain IFO1815 genome assembly, chromosome: 1 genome encodes these proteins:
- the FLC2 gene encoding flavin adenine dinucleotide transporter FLC2 (similar to Saccharomyces cerevisiae FLC2 (YAL053W) and YOR365C; ancestral locus Anc_7.16) gives MVFLKTFVRFFLTCFVLCGSTARSSDTNDTISASAKHLETTSLLTCMDNSQLTASFFDVKFYPSNNTIIFDIDATTTLNGNVTVKAELLAYGLKVLDKTFDLCELGQVSLCPLSAGRIDVVSTQQVDTSITKQIPGIAYTIPDLDAQVRVVAYARNDTEFEKPLACVQAILSNGKTVQTKYAAWPIAAISGVGLLTSGFVSVIGYSATAAHIASNSISLFIYFQNLAITAMMGVSRVPPIAAAWAQNFQWSMGIINAKFMQKIFDWYVQATNGVSNVVVANKDVLSISVQKRAISMASSSDYNFDTILDDSNLYTTSEKDPSNYSAKILVLRGIERVAYLANIELSNFFLTGIVFFLFFLFVVVASLIFFKALLEVLTRARILKETSNFFQYRKNWGSIIKGTLFRLSIIAFPQVSLLAIWEFTQVNSPAIVVDAVIILLIITGLLVYGTIRVFIKGKESLRLYKNPAYLLYSDTYFLNKFGFLYVQFKADKFWWLLPLLSYAFLRSLFVAVLQNQGKAQAMIIFVIELAYFVFLCWIRPYLDKRTNIFNIAIHLVNLINAFFFLFFSNLFKQPAVVSSVMAVILFILNAVFALFLLLFTIVTCTLALLHRNPDVRYQPMKDDRVSFIPKIQNDFDGENKNDSELFELRKAVMDTNENEQEKLFRDDTFGKNLNTNTNTARLFDDETSSSSFKQNSSPFDPSEVTDQPVQPTSAVMGTGGSFLSPQYQRASSSSRTNLVPNNMSTSSLMKPESSLYVGNSNKSYSHFNNNGSNENNRDTNPYL, from the coding sequence ATGGTCTTTCTGAAAACCTTTGTAAGGTTCTTTTTAACGTGCTTCGTGCTGTGCGGCAGCACAGCACGCTCCTCTGACACGAACGATACCATTTCTGCCTCGGCGAAGCATTTGGAGACCACTTCCTTGCTAACATGCATGGACAATTCGCAATTAACGGcatctttctttgatgtGAAATTCTACCCTAGCAATAATACTATTATCTTTGATATCGACGCTACCACGACATTGAACGGGAATGTCACAGTTAAGGCCGAGCTGCTCGCCTACGGGCTTAAGGTGCTGGACAAGACCTTCGATCTATGTGAGTTGGGGCAAGTGTCGCTCTGCCCCCTTAGCGCTGGGCGTATTGATGTTGTTTCTACACAGCAAGTCGACACTTCTATTACCAAGCAGATACCCGGTATTGCTTACACCATTCCAGACTTGGATGCTCAAGTCCGTGTGGTGGCATACGCTCGGAACGATACGGAGTTCGAAAAACCGCTAGCTTGTGTTCAGGCTATCTTGAGTAACGGAAAAACGGTACAAACTAAGTATGCAGCTTGGCCCATTGCAGCTATCTCAGGTGTTGGTTTGCTTACGTCCGGATTTGTTTCTGTTATTGGTTACTCAGCCACGGCGGCTCACATTGCATCCAACTCCATCTCACTGTTCATctatttccaaaatttggCCATTACTGCAATGATGGGTGTCTCAAGAGTGCCACCTATTGCTGCTGCATGGGCGCAAAATTTCCAATGGTCTATGGGTATTATCAATGCCAAATTCATGCAAAAGATCTTCGATTGGTACGTACAAGCCACCAACGGTGTATCGAATGTCGTGGTAGCAAATAAGGACGTCTTGTCCATTAGCGTGCAAAAACGTGCTATTTCCATGGCATCTTCTAGTGATTACAATTTTGACACGATCTTGGACGACTCAAATCTTTACACAACCTCGGAAAAGGACCCAAGTAACTATTCGGCCAAGATCCTCGTTCTGAGAGGTATAGAAAGAGTCGCTTACTTAGCAAATATTGAATTGTCTAACTTCTTTTTAACCggtattgtttttttccttttcttcctctttgtTGTTGTCGCCTCTctgattttcttcaaagccctactagaagttctcaCGAGGGCAAGAATCTTAAAAGAGACTTCtaattttttccaatacAGAAAGAACTGGGGAAGCATCATTAAAGGTACACTTTTCAGGTTATCCATCATCGCGTTCCCTCAAGTTTCTCTATTGGCCATTTGGGAATTCACTCAGGTGAACTCTCCAGCAATTGTTGTTGATGCCgtgataatattattgatcATTACAGGACTCTTGGTTTATGGAACTATAAGAGTTTTCATCAAGGGAAAAGAATCTTTAAGGTTATATAAGAATCCTGCGTACCTTCTTTACAGTGACACCTACTTTTTGAACAAGTTCGGGTTCTTATACGTGCAATTCAAAGCCGATAAATTCTGGTGGCTTTTACCCCTGCTAAGTTATGCATTCTTAAGGTCTCTATTTGTTGCTGTTTTACAAAACCAGGGTAAAGCGCAAGCAATGATCATCTTTGTCATTGAACTAGCCTATTTCGTTTTTCTGTGTTGGATCAGGCCATATCTAGACAAGAGAACtaacattttcaatattgcCATTCATTTGGTGAATTTAATTAAcgcttttttctttttgttctttagTAATTTGTTCAAGCAACCTGCAGTGGTTTCATCTGTTATGGCGgttattttgtttattttgaaCGCAGTGTTCGCTCTTTTCCTGTTATTATTCACTATCGTCACATGCACATTGGCGTTGTTACACAGGAACCCAGACGTCCGTTACCAGCCCATGAAGGATGACCGTGTGTCCTTTATCCCTAAGATTCAAAATGATTTCGATGGGGAAAACAAGAATGATTCTGAGCTGTTTGAATTGAGGAAAGCCGTTATGGACACCAATGAAAAtgagcaagaaaaattatttcGTGACGACACTTTTGGTAAGAACCTGAACACAAACACTAATACGGCAAGACTTTTTGACGATGAGACTAGTTCATCCTCTTTTAAACAGAATTCCTCTCCCTTCGACCCCTCGGAGGTAACGGATCAACCTGTACAACCCACCTCTGCTGTCATGGGCACGGGCGGTAGCTTCTTATCTCCACAATACCAGCGtgcatcatcttcttctcgTACTAACCTGGTGCCGAATAATATGAGCACTTCCAGTTTAATGAAACCTGAATCAAGTCTCTATGTGGGGAATTCCAATAAATCATATTCGCATTTTAACAACAACGGCAGCAATGAAAACAACCGTGATACCAACCCGTATCTGTAA